The stretch of DNA ACTGAACATCTAGAGTAAAAAGCAGTCGACATACATCTTGCTGCACAGAGTTTGGCAGCGGCTTATCAATCACAAAGATACAGTTGGTTTCATATTCAATGTAAATATACATCTTGCTCACACAGGATTAAGATGTCTGAAACAAAAGCATACCTCGAGAGAATTGAATTGTTTCCCTCTAAAATGCTGGTAGAATGTATCGGTAGATTCCTGACTATCAAACCTTATCAAAATGCTGTACCTATTTTCAATGCCATCATTCCTGTGAAGATCAAAAGCAAACTAACTCCTCATCTCCCCAATCCAAAAAAGGTATACATATCAGAACGAAATAGAACACATGGTGAGAAATTTATTACACTCCTATACTACCAGAAACAACCAGATGGAAACCACAATCTATAGCAAAAGAAAGATCTACAGCGCCATTaagagaatttgatttttttttcctttttttacctCACTGTTCGCATCTCTAGTATGTGCTGAATGAAGGAGCCGCAGAACTGGCAAAAATCTGCATATGTCATATGGTTGGGCACCCCAAGAACGCAAACGAGAGGGTTCCTTCCAATCTATATGACAACAAAACAATTTCAGATTCAAACATATAATTCCGGTGGAACAATCAAACGGAAGAATGAATACATCCAAGAGTGACTAGAATCATAAAAGGAGAGGAGATCTTACAGGGAGAttcgaggaggaggaggaagaagaagaagacgacgaaacGGCATCATCGGAAAATAGATGCATGACGCCGCGAGTCTCGCCGATTCTAGGGTTCCCAGAGGAAAAATGAACTGTCTGAGTCATATCGGAGAGAGACGATTCACCGGAAACGCTTGCTATCGGCGGTGAAACTACCGATTCTTCACCGGTGATAATGGTTGAAGTTGAAGGCTTCATCAAGTCTTGCCGCCAAAGAAACGAGTCGACAGTTTCGTGATTTTACTAACTGCGGCGTTGAGACGGAGATCTCTCGCACTCCCAATTATCCAATGATACTCTGACACGTCATTAACTTCAccagtatattttatttttcgcGAGAAAACACCAAACCTTTCAATGCGATCAAATAAGTCCAATTATCCAATAAGAGGGATCCGTACATATTTTAAAAGTGATACCGGCCCAAGCCCACCCAACTGtccaaatattaaaaactcCACAAGTCCAATGTATTGTAATCGATTGGGTCAAAAACTTGATTGCGGGTTTTAAAACGGGTATTCGGGTcaagaagaaccctaatttcgtCTTTTGAAAGCGGAGaggggggaaaaaaaaaagagggaacaAAGAGAATGATGCTATTGTTGCGGCGATTCAATCGAGTTCGGATTGCTTCCCCTTGCTCCGTTCGGCTTCTATCTGGAATCCCCATTTCAGGAGAGAAGCTTCGATGTCAGGAAGAGGACCAGTCCAGTTACGATCAGAAAACAGTATGCGACGCGCTCACATGTTACAGCAACGATTGGCAAAAAGCGTTGGAGTTTTTCAATTGGGTCGAGAAAGAATCCGGATTTAGACACACCACCGAGACGTTCAATCGGATGATTGACATTTTGGGTAAGTATTTCGAGTTCGAAACTTCGTGGGGATTGATCAACCGGATGGTCTTAAACCCTGAATCTGTGCCGAATCATGTTACGTTTCGTATAGTCTTTAAGCGTTATGTGACGGCTCATCTTGTTCAGGAGGCTATTGATGCGTATGATAAGTTGGATGGTTTTAATCTGAGAGACGAAACATCTTTTTATAATCTGGTTGATGCGCTTTGTGAGCATAAACATGTGGTTGAAGCTGAGGAGCTTTGTTTCGGGAAGAATGTGATGATGATTGGTAATGGTTTTAGTGTTAGTAATAATACAAAGATTCATAATTTGATTCTTCGTGGCTGGTCTAAATTGGGATGGTGGGGTAAATGCAAGGAGTATTGGGAGAAGATGGACTCTGAAGGTGTTGCTAAGGATTTGTTTTCGTATTCTATTTACATGGATATTATGTGCAAGAGTGGTAAACCTTGGAAAGCTGTGAAATTGTTTAAGGAGATGAAGAGTAGAAGGATAAAGCTCGATGTGGTTGCGTATAACACTGTGATCCGCGCCATTGGTGTCTCCCAGGGTGTTGAGTTTGGTATCAGGGTGTTTCGAGAGATGAGGGAAAGAGGCTGCGTGCCTAACGTTGCGACGCATAACACGATCATTAAACTTTTGTGTGAAGATGGGAGGCTGAGGGATGCGTATCGGATGCTTGATGAGATGTCTAAGAAAGGAGGATGTCAACCTGATTCGATTACTTATATGTGCCTCTTTGCCCGTCTGGAGAAACCGAGTGAGATCCTTAGCCTGTTTGGGAGGATGATAAGGAGTGGAGTGAGGCCAAAGATGGATACTTATGTGATGCTGATGAGGAAGTTTGAGAGATGGGGATTTCTTCAGCCGGTTTTACATGTGTGGAAGACGATGAAAGAGTCTGGGGATACTCCTGATTCAGCTGCTTATAACGCTGTGATTGATGCTTTGATTCAGAAAGGAATGTTGGATATGGCTAGGGAATATGAGGAGGAAATGATTGAAAGAGGGCTATCTCCAAGGAGAAGGCCTGAGTTGGTAGAAAAGTCCTTGGACGAAACGCTGGTTGTAGATAATAGTTAACTCTATTGAAGAAACAGAAGGTCTTTGGCTATGTGTTATAAAAACAGACATGAAGCGATAGAGGTAGCTTCTGGTGATATGCGTCCTGTATTGAAGAAATCTCCCCAGAGGCATATCATCTTTGCCATAAATTGCACACGTCTCTCCTCACAACTGAGGAGGAAACACTGAGGTTCATTGAGAGGATTTTTAAGGAATCTGGTGGTGGTGTGTGTGTGTCGGAAGCCATAATCTGATGAATGGATTTTGGAAGAGGTGATGGCTACATATAAGTTGAAGAGAGATCTAGTGACTTCTCAAGAGTCAAGACTCTTTCCACGGTGAATTTTCTAGTTTGCACTTGTTTTGATCATCTATTCATTCTCTTGGAAGTTGGAAATGCAGGATGGAGCAAGCGGATAAGTGAAAAAACCATCAGACCTGAGCGAAAcagttttattgtatttgaaattttttgaactAAAGAATAGGACAGGACACATGAACTGTAATTGTTTTCTATCACCCAATAATTTATTCCcttaattacaattttaagAAGGAAAAATGCCACGGCAAAAGCAAGGCAGAAAAAAGTCGGTACCAGAACCAGACGATGATTAATGTAAATTtcagttttctaaaaaaaaattaatagtcgacgctgaacaaaataatgaaatatgccaTTGATTCAAGTATTCAACTccattttaattgtaattaatgCCATTCTCCGTTTCTGTGGAATCCAAGTCGACGCTGAACaatatactactatatactgtatatagtattcaacaaatttttcatttccaAAATTTATGATTTAGTCCGATTTTTAATCTGTGGACTTAAAAATGGATTTCACATTTCTACATTTTTACTGGGAAGAGAAACCGCGTGGactgttttaatttgtttgctttTCCTTTTCGATTACAAATGGACATATTAATTAGCTCACAGCCAATTAGAGTTTGAATAGTAATTAATATAGCtataaaaaacactaaaagtAACAATGGATGGagaaaaagttgaaaagaagaaaaaaatctaaagaagGAAACAGTATCGTTTCATCTTCTTAATCCTTGATTTCCTCAAGAATTAAAAGATTCTTATTCATACGTTTGATTTTTGATAGATAAAACCCTTTTTTTAGATTTTCAGAAATTAGAAACgcaaccaaccaaaaaaaacaaaaaacaaaacagattttTATAGGAAGGATAATGGTTTATAGCGAAACGCCGTCGTATCATGGTCACCGGCGTCTCCTCCTGATCGCCATTGTGCTTCTGATCTCGTCGAGTTtggtttcttcctcttcttgtcaCCATCGTCGTCCATCTTCAACCTCATTACAAGGTTCTTcacttccctttttttttttaataatgatcaCAAAACAATACTGTAccgtatatattttgtttacaaatttaaagaaaatggtttttaGGAGTGAGGAGGCAAATTTTGGAAGGAGGAAATGGGACATTGGTGTTAGCCGCGGAGAGGACACGGCGACCTGACCCTCTCAACCATTTCAATATTTATTCCGATGGTTGGAACGTTACCAATCCTCATTACATCGCCGTAAGTCTTTTAATTCATTTCCcttaaaaatttctatttcaaTGTTCAAAATGTCTAATTAAATCTTCGATAGTGTATGTTGAGGAACATCTGatgtaaaattagaaaaaatggTTTTAAGGAGCAGCCACTATACATGCTTTGATTATATGATGAACTGCCTCCAAAacccttaaaaatattttagaggcGTTTAGactattaaatttgatttgggGTAAATCttgtagaaaaaaatagttttaggcAAAAACAGAAGTAAGGGGAAATATGAGGGCTAAACCGTAATATGTTTCTTGTTCAGTCCGTTGGATTTTCTGCAGTTCCATTTATAGTCATAGCCATCGTCTGGTTCATATTGCTCGGACTCTTCCTCGTCTGCTCATGcctttgttgttgctgctgcggCTGTGGCCGCCGGAACTACGGCTACTCTCGCGTCTGCTACACCCTCTCTCTCGTCTTCCTCCTGCTTTTCACCATCGCTGCCGTGTAAGCTCCAATTTAAAACCCATTAACTGGTTGTTACCTCATCAAATTTTTAGTAATTTCAAAAGAGAGATGTTGTTTTGTGTTCAGGATTGGGTCTGCGATGCTGTACACTGGGCAAAACGAGTTCTCCGGTAGCGTAGAGAATACTTTTATGTACATTGTGAGACAAGCAACAGGAGTTTTGACTAAACTTACGAGCTTATGGGACTCGATTCAATCTGCTAAAGACATTCAGCTCGATGGACATAACCTGTTTCCTCCCCAATTTAGAGGTAACATCGATCATTTCAACAACATGATCAAGATGTCTAACATCACTTACCCCGACCGTGTCGCTAACCAGACTATTCGTTATCTCACGGGTGCACTAAACCCTGTGTAAGTATTCTTCACTAGCCAGACGCCTTGCGTCACAAGCTAAATTATATAAGTAACTCTGTTTGATTGATTATTTAACTCAAATTTCTTTTCTTCAGGAGATATGTGTTAAACGTTATTGCTGGTGTTATGCTTTTAGTCGCATTCCTCGGCCTCTGTAAGACCCAATCATCTTTAAATTAAACTTATTTCGATCTTAATACTATAATTGATTGTATCTGATTTTTTCGTCTGAAACAGTGTTTTCGTTCTGTGGACTGCGAGTTCTTGTCTACCTGTGAGTTACACTTACACTACCGTTGTCATATTTTATCATACAGATGTAATGTTTTATAATGAATGTTTTAATTATCAGATTGGTTATTCTGGGTTGGATTCTCGTCACAGCAACAATCCTCCTCAGTGCCGTCTTCCTCGTTTTCCACAAGTATGTAAAACTTTTTCATCATCATTTGATCtaaccaaatatattttttccggATTCGAACTAATGATGGTAGTTAAAACAGTGTGGTTGCGGACACGTGTATGGCTATGGACCAATGGGTGCATGATCCAGCGGCAGATTCAGCATTGAGCCAACTTCTTCCATGTTTAGATGctaaaaccattggagacaCTTTGGATATAACCAAGACTATGACTGTTACGGCCGTTGATATGACCAATGCGTACACGGTCAATGTCAGTAACCATGAGTTCCCACCTAATGTTCCTTTCTACCACAACCAGTCCGGTCCACTCGTTCCTCTTCTCTGTAACCCGCTTGACCAAAATCATAAACCGCGACCTTGTGCTCCGGACGAAATCCTCCTAGCCAATGCTTCTCAGGtagatacatatataaactaaaacacATTTTCCCACGAGTGATAAAATGTTAACGTTgtctcaaattatttttatgttttggtaaATAGGTTTACAAAGGTTATGTGTGCCAAGTGAACGCAGAAGGAATATGCATAACGCAGGGTAGGTTAACTCCAGCTTCATACGACCAGATGATGGGTGCGATAAACGTTGGGTTCACTTTGGACCATTACGGTCCCTTCTTGGCTAGTATAGCGGACTGTACTTTCGTCCGAGACACCTTCAGAGACATAACGACCAAGAACTGCCCTGGACTCAGTATCACCAGCCAGTGGATCTACGCAGGACTCGCCTCGCTCTCTGGTGCAGTCATGTTCTCACTTATCTTCTGGTTGATTTTCGTCAGAGAAAGACGTCACCGATCTCATACCAAAAAGTCTATGATCCAGAtgaatagattttaatttacttACTGGAGCCAGCACATACTATTGAGTGAGCCCATACTgtcaccctttttttttttgtgaaaacgTCAATGGTatgcttttaaaaataaaatcgtatagaatgaatttgtttgatccttcttttttatatgttacTCAGTGAGGAATTTACATATCAACAAACTGATTTAGGATAATAACTTTATTAGGTAGCTATTGATGTTTTTTGACTGGTTTAGAAAATGTTAACTTTTGactgtttctttttccaatttatCTACGTATATTGATTGAggtgagaaaaaaaacatgttgaacAATTCTGTGGTCGATATGACTAGCTAGCAGAGAAGGTTTCAAATAAGTATTTAAAGCCATTTAatgattttgagaaaaaaaacgTCGTAGTCGGACCCCAAATTAAATGTAAGTAAGATTATGACTAGTTGGGCATGAAACCATACCTTATCATGGACCATTGTACGATACTACGATGAATGTAATATTCTCACGTGTACGATCTGTATTTGTGCATCGACGCCGGTGCAGAACTAAGTCATGTCCCTGCCGTTCAACTTgcaaattattagtattttttcaCTCGAAATCGAAACAGGTAAGATATTTTTTTGCGTATTAGTTAGGGTCAATAgcgtcaaaacaaaacaaaacaaaacaaaaaagttaggCTCCCATTCTGATATATTATTGTCAGTGTCACCGAATAAAAACttagatttgttcttttttgacTCGATGCTCTGTGACTGTGTGAATCCTTTCCTACGAAGGATATACTTGTATAGTAGTGTACATCGTATATAAAAAAGTTGTGGAGtataaaataatagagaaatGGGAACGTTAAGAACAATGCCACAATACCCAAAGTCATGCATCGGGCCGTCCACGCGGGGACGAAGTCATAGTCAAATGACCTCACGTGTTCGAAGCACCAAATcttaacaaaacaacaattttattCTGTTTCGCTTACATACACACtacaataatatacaaatttagAACTATGCCAAATAAATCCTATgtctttttggaaaaaaagaacatCCAAAAAGACAACAAATAGTATTTGATTGGTTAATGCACTTAATAACTGACGTTCGaaggttttttatttaatgattttaagcCACAAATACAATtaggaataaaacaaaaattaggttGTCATAttggaattttttaaaaagagtttaaACATGGTTAATTTGAAAAGTAATGTTAATAAAACCTCTTGCGAATCACGCTTTTGTTCTCGAATTGATAACACTTACTTTACGAAATTGAAATAATATTGAAAGATGTATACTTAAAGGCTTTATATAGAAACACAccaaataataaagtaaaagaagagagTGGAGTGATTCAtcatctcctctgtttccatCATTCATTGCTTTAAAAGCAAAGCACTtcccagagagagagagagaaagagtgagaTTTGATAGATCGGAGGAGATGACGAAGCTGGCGGAAAAATCGGGAAGCCGACCACCGTGGGTAGGATTAGCGGCAGCCGCATGGGTTCAGACGTCGGCGGGAAGTGGTTCGACGTTCCCGCTTTACTCATCGGCTCTCAAATCGGTTTTGGGTTTTACCCAGCAACAGGTTACCATCCTCGGCGTCGCTTGTGATCTGGGTGAAAACATGGGGCTACTTCCAGGCTACGCCAGTAACAAGTTTCCTCCTTGGTCGATGCTTCTCATCGGCGCTTCCTCTTGTTTCCTTGGCTTCGGTCTTCTTTGGCTCTCCGTCAGCCAAATCGTTCATGGTTTGCCTTTCTGGCTGGTAAGATTAACACCCTAAACCCTAAGATTTGCATCAAAATGTCGATTAGTGTGTGCCCTTTGAATCAAGTTTAGATCTTTTAGTCTCATGGATCAGATTTATAAACTATATGTCACTGAACTCACAAGACtagtattgttgttgttgttgttgttgatgacagCTGTTTATTGCTCTAGCTATAGCCACCAATAGCAACTCATGGTTCGGTACTGCATCTCTTGTCACCAATATGAGAAACTTTCCTTTGAGCCGAGGCCCTGTGGCTGGACTTCTCAAAGGCTATATTGGGATCAGTGGTTGTGCATTCACTGTCTTGTTCAGCATGGTGCTTCACCATTCTGCTACCAATCTGCTTTTGTTTCTTACGATTGGCATTCCCGTGATTTGCTTAACTGTCATGTATTTCATCCGCCCCTGTATTCCGGCTACTGGTGAAGACCCTTCTGAGCCCATGTATTTCGCT from Camelina sativa cultivar DH55 chromosome 9, Cs, whole genome shotgun sequence encodes:
- the LOC104714321 gene encoding pentatricopeptide repeat-containing protein At1g80550, mitochondrial, producing the protein MMLLLRRFNRVRIASPCSVRLLSGIPISGEKLRCQEEDQSSYDQKTVCDALTCYSNDWQKALEFFNWVEKESGFRHTTETFNRMIDILGKYFEFETSWGLINRMVLNPESVPNHVTFRIVFKRYVTAHLVQEAIDAYDKLDGFNLRDETSFYNLVDALCEHKHVVEAEELCFGKNVMMIGNGFSVSNNTKIHNLILRGWSKLGWWGKCKEYWEKMDSEGVAKDLFSYSIYMDIMCKSGKPWKAVKLFKEMKSRRIKLDVVAYNTVIRAIGVSQGVEFGIRVFREMRERGCVPNVATHNTIIKLLCEDGRLRDAYRMLDEMSKKGGCQPDSITYMCLFARLEKPSEILSLFGRMIRSGVRPKMDTYVMLMRKFERWGFLQPVLHVWKTMKESGDTPDSAAYNAVIDALIQKGMLDMAREYEEEMIERGLSPRRRPELVEKSLDETLVVDNS
- the LOC104714322 gene encoding uncharacterized protein LOC104714322 — translated: MVYSETPSYHGHRRLLLIAIVLLISSSLVSSSSCHHRRPSSTSLQGVRRQILEGGNGTLVLAAERTRRPDPLNHFNIYSDGWNVTNPHYIASVGFSAVPFIVIAIVWFILLGLFLVCSCLCCCCCGCGRRNYGYSRVCYTLSLVFLLLFTIAAVIGSAMLYTGQNEFSGSVENTFMYIVRQATGVLTKLTSLWDSIQSAKDIQLDGHNLFPPQFRGNIDHFNNMIKMSNITYPDRVANQTIRYLTGALNPVRYVLNVIAGVMLLVAFLGLLFSFCGLRVLVYLLVILGWILVTATILLSAVFLVFHNVVADTCMAMDQWVHDPAADSALSQLLPCLDAKTIGDTLDITKTMTVTAVDMTNAYTVNVSNHEFPPNVPFYHNQSGPLVPLLCNPLDQNHKPRPCAPDEILLANASQVYKGYVCQVNAEGICITQGRLTPASYDQMMGAINVGFTLDHYGPFLASIADCTFVRDTFRDITTKNCPGLSITSQWIYAGLASLSGAVMFSLIFWLIFVRERRHRSHTKKSMIQMNRF